One part of the Cystobacter ferrugineus genome encodes these proteins:
- a CDS encoding YncE family protein: protein MGTQPVGALPSRWRARAASLCAAVSMLVSANATAQTPSFVEFDSAHVRPMALSPDGTRLFAVNTPDNRLEIFSVSAAGLSLIAEVPVGLEPVSVAVRGNTEAWVVNHLSDSVSVVSLEGTPRVVRTLLVGDEPRDIVFAGSKGHAFITTAHRGQHRTDPSIASVPGAGDPQLTTPSVGRADVWVFNPASLGATLGGTPARIVTLFGDTPRGLAVSPDKKTVYAAIAQSGNQTTTVNMDSVCDGFEDSGICFVFPDTWPWGNNLLPGGQPGPRTNVAGAKAPETGLIVKWNNTTGQWEDMLGRNWNNGVRLNLPDKDVFAIDADNLQEKAFYTGVGTTIFNLATNPKTGVVYATNSEANNLTRFEGPGVFGGSTVQGNIAKMRISVISGGTVYPRHLNKHIDYSKLANSAGFDPTAKNHSLSTPTEMAVSSDGTKLYVAAFSSSKVGVFDTAALEADTFNPKTASANYIPVSGGGPSGLVLDEARNRLYVMTRFDNAVKVIDLGTKKQVASAALYNPEPASVVEGRPFLYDADFSSANGEASCASCHIFGDKDELAWDLGNPDDEVSSNPIDKRLATDLAIGAFNLLTGHPGSPINGTGDQHAFHPMKGPMTTQTLRGMANSGAMHWRGDRSNGFYGVNSDAEDVSFKNFIVAFDGLLGRVSMPTDEEMSKFTAFQLQVQLPPNPIRKLDNSLTTAQQAGRDFYFGSRRVDGLAIGSDTGFNCNGCHTIDASQGFYGTDGKSSFEGISQIMKIPHVRNMYTKIGMFGFPDSSFFQHPETGPMGDQIRGFGFTHDGAVDTLFRFFSAIVFSNTSVGGPLVGFPGDNDRRNVEAYMLAVDSDLAPIVGQQVTLTSTNAAAVGSRIDLLIARAKAPFVSKVLGGATYEADLVAKTVVGGKPKGFLYDRGAGTWKPSDGTANITTTALRALALKAGQEVTFTAVPPGSGVRIALDRNLDGKLDGQ, encoded by the coding sequence ATGGGTACCCAGCCAGTGGGCGCGCTCCCGAGCCGATGGCGCGCTCGAGCCGCTTCGTTGTGCGCCGCCGTATCGATGTTGGTTTCGGCCAATGCCACCGCCCAGACGCCATCGTTCGTCGAGTTCGATAGCGCGCACGTCCGTCCGATGGCCCTGTCGCCAGACGGGACGCGGCTCTTCGCCGTCAACACGCCGGACAATCGCCTGGAGATCTTCTCGGTCTCCGCCGCCGGCCTGTCACTCATCGCCGAGGTGCCGGTCGGCCTCGAGCCGGTCTCCGTCGCCGTGCGCGGCAACACCGAGGCGTGGGTGGTCAATCACCTCTCGGACAGCGTCAGCGTGGTGAGCCTGGAAGGAACTCCGCGCGTGGTGCGCACGCTGCTCGTCGGCGATGAGCCGCGCGACATCGTGTTCGCTGGCAGCAAGGGCCATGCGTTCATCACCACCGCGCACCGCGGCCAGCACCGCACGGATCCGTCCATCGCCTCCGTGCCCGGCGCGGGCGATCCGCAGCTCACCACGCCCAGCGTGGGCCGTGCGGACGTCTGGGTCTTCAACCCGGCCTCCCTGGGCGCGACGCTGGGTGGCACGCCCGCGCGCATCGTGACGCTCTTCGGCGACACGCCGCGTGGCCTCGCCGTCAGCCCGGACAAGAAGACGGTCTATGCGGCCATTGCCCAGTCCGGCAACCAGACGACGACCGTCAACATGGACAGCGTGTGCGACGGGTTCGAGGACTCGGGCATCTGTTTCGTCTTCCCCGACACGTGGCCGTGGGGGAACAACCTCCTTCCGGGCGGTCAGCCCGGTCCGCGCACGAACGTCGCGGGCGCGAAGGCGCCTGAGACCGGCTTGATCGTCAAGTGGAACAACACCACCGGCCAGTGGGAGGACATGCTCGGCCGCAACTGGAACAACGGTGTGCGCCTGAACCTGCCCGACAAGGATGTCTTCGCCATCGACGCGGACAACCTGCAGGAGAAGGCCTTCTACACGGGCGTGGGCACGACCATCTTCAACCTGGCCACCAACCCGAAGACGGGCGTGGTGTACGCGACCAACAGCGAAGCCAACAACCTCACGCGCTTCGAGGGCCCCGGCGTCTTCGGCGGCAGCACGGTGCAGGGCAACATCGCGAAGATGCGCATCAGCGTCATCTCCGGGGGAACGGTCTACCCCCGCCACCTCAACAAGCACATCGACTACTCGAAGCTGGCCAACTCCGCCGGGTTCGATCCCACGGCCAAGAATCACAGCCTCTCCACCCCGACGGAGATGGCGGTTTCGAGCGACGGCACGAAGCTGTACGTGGCCGCGTTCAGCTCGAGCAAGGTCGGTGTCTTCGACACCGCGGCGCTGGAGGCCGACACCTTCAACCCGAAGACCGCGAGCGCCAACTACATCCCGGTGAGCGGCGGCGGCCCCAGCGGCCTGGTGTTGGATGAGGCGCGCAACCGCCTCTACGTGATGACCCGCTTCGACAACGCGGTGAAGGTCATCGACCTCGGCACCAAGAAGCAGGTGGCCTCGGCCGCCCTCTACAATCCGGAGCCCGCCTCCGTCGTGGAGGGCCGTCCCTTCCTGTACGACGCGGACTTCTCCTCCGCCAACGGCGAGGCGTCCTGCGCCAGTTGCCACATCTTCGGCGACAAGGACGAGCTCGCCTGGGATCTGGGCAACCCGGACGACGAGGTGTCCTCCAACCCCATCGACAAGCGCCTCGCGACAGATCTGGCGATCGGCGCGTTCAATCTGCTCACCGGGCACCCGGGCTCGCCCATCAACGGCACCGGCGACCAGCATGCCTTCCACCCGATGAAGGGGCCCATGACGACGCAGACCCTGCGCGGGATGGCGAACTCGGGCGCCATGCACTGGCGGGGTGACCGCTCGAACGGCTTCTACGGCGTCAATTCGGACGCGGAGGACGTGTCGTTCAAGAACTTCATCGTGGCGTTCGACGGGCTGCTCGGCCGCGTCTCGATGCCGACCGACGAGGAGATGAGCAAGTTCACCGCCTTCCAGCTCCAGGTGCAGCTGCCGCCCAACCCCATCCGCAAGCTGGACAACTCGCTCACCACCGCCCAGCAGGCCGGCCGCGACTTCTACTTCGGCAGCCGTCGTGTGGACGGCCTCGCGATCGGCTCGGACACCGGCTTCAACTGCAACGGCTGCCACACCATCGACGCCTCGCAGGGCTTCTACGGCACCGACGGCAAGTCGAGCTTCGAGGGAATCAGCCAGATCATGAAGATTCCCCACGTGCGCAACATGTACACGAAGATCGGCATGTTCGGCTTCCCGGACAGCAGCTTCTTCCAGCATCCGGAGACGGGGCCCATGGGAGATCAGATCCGCGGCTTCGGCTTCACGCACGACGGCGCGGTGGACACCCTGTTCCGCTTCTTCAGCGCCATCGTGTTCTCCAACACCAGCGTCGGTGGGCCACTCGTGGGCTTCCCGGGTGACAACGACCGCCGCAACGTGGAGGCCTACATGCTGGCGGTGGACTCGGATCTGGCGCCCATCGTGGGCCAGCAGGTGACGCTCACGTCGACGAACGCCGCCGCCGTCGGCTCGCGCATCGATCTGCTCATCGCGCGCGCCAAGGCGCCGTTCGTGTCGAAGGTGCTGGGCGGCGCCACCTACGAGGCCGACCTGGTGGCCAAGACGGTCGTGGGCGGCAAGCCGAAGGGCTTCCTCTACGACCGTGGCGCGGGGACGTGGAAGCCCAGCGACGGCACCGCGAACATCACCACCACGGCCCTGCGCGCGCTGGCGCTCAAGGCGGGCCAGGAGGTGACCTTCACCGCGGTTCCGCCGGGCTCGGGCGTGCGCATCGCGCTCGACCGCAACCTGGACGGCAAGCTCGACGGCCAGTAG
- a CDS encoding patatin-like phospholipase family protein: protein MSERVATLVLSGGGAKGAFQIGAERVLREEFGFRWERIFGVSVGALNATLLAQQEYARLMNLWLNIQEEDVYRKFSWPRVAFRLAVQRKLGFYDDSPLRALIQKHASGRSFRTPTHVGRVSLVSGEYELVPSDAPDFLDAVWHSATMPVIWEAIGANAFVDGGLRNVTPLGDALGFNPTEIVVIPCSSGASEQVDRPAHIIDVAKRSLTDITINEILLNDVQEFIRINDLVRQAHTVGLELKKADGSAYRYCPITVLNPQKPLGDTLDFSPTTIRLRMRHGEDIARAAMVQQAEMNPPPMSPGSAPSSTPRSSPGSPAGGRG from the coding sequence ATGTCGGAACGTGTTGCCACGCTCGTACTCTCTGGCGGTGGGGCCAAGGGCGCATTCCAGATCGGCGCCGAGCGCGTCCTTCGCGAGGAGTTCGGATTCCGCTGGGAGCGCATCTTCGGAGTGTCCGTCGGGGCCCTCAACGCCACGCTCCTCGCCCAGCAGGAGTACGCGAGGTTGATGAACCTCTGGCTGAACATCCAGGAGGAAGACGTCTACCGGAAGTTCTCCTGGCCCAGGGTGGCCTTCCGGCTCGCCGTCCAGCGCAAGCTCGGGTTCTACGATGATTCACCGTTGCGAGCACTCATCCAGAAGCACGCCTCGGGGCGGTCCTTCCGCACCCCCACCCACGTGGGCCGCGTCTCGCTCGTGTCGGGAGAGTACGAGCTGGTCCCCAGCGATGCCCCCGACTTCCTGGACGCGGTGTGGCACAGCGCGACGATGCCGGTCATCTGGGAGGCGATCGGTGCGAATGCGTTCGTGGACGGAGGCCTGCGCAACGTCACCCCGCTTGGGGATGCATTGGGATTCAACCCGACCGAGATCGTGGTCATCCCCTGCAGTTCGGGCGCATCGGAACAGGTGGACCGCCCCGCCCATATCATCGACGTCGCCAAGCGCAGCCTCACGGACATCACCATCAATGAAATCCTGCTCAACGACGTGCAGGAGTTCATCCGCATCAACGACCTGGTGCGGCAAGCGCACACGGTGGGGCTGGAACTGAAGAAGGCGGATGGCAGCGCCTACCGCTACTGCCCCATCACCGTGCTCAATCCCCAGAAGCCGCTGGGAGACACCCTCGACTTCTCGCCCACCACCATCCGCCTGCGCATGCGTCACGGTGAGGACATCGCGCGGGCGGCCATGGTGCAACAGGCCGAGATGAACCCGCCTCCGATGTCCCCAGGGTCCGCGCCCTCGTCGACACCACGAAGCAGCCCCGGAAGCCCTGCTGGAGGCCGGGGCTGA
- a CDS encoding DUF4123 domain-containing protein, protein MSVVRRLIVEVRWGANAGRKAVVEPGRVLRVGRAEPAQLVVADDTGVSAPHFELAWDGATCRLTHLASGADTLLDGQRVDEADVSHGAWVRAGQTDFSVYFECNTPPPPPAGPESAERLARKARAWEVLSGLTEPLFAVLDAARDERILVLLRESVEEYRSLYEGAQGEAMAEIAPYVVHLPGDSRLLRSLVQEGWGRNWGIFLSSQRPFKDVRRHLRKFLMVKDSANQELYFRFYDPRVLRVFLPTSWPEQNQALFEGVGAYWAEGDDGTSLLRFALKEQALRRELVPLDESPA, encoded by the coding sequence GTACTGCGTGTCGGCCGCGCGGAGCCGGCGCAGCTGGTGGTTGCTGACGACACCGGCGTGTCCGCTCCGCACTTCGAGCTGGCCTGGGACGGAGCGACGTGCCGCTTGACGCACCTGGCAAGCGGAGCGGACACGCTGCTGGACGGGCAGCGCGTGGATGAAGCCGATGTTTCCCACGGAGCCTGGGTGCGCGCGGGCCAGACCGACTTCTCCGTGTACTTCGAGTGCAACACCCCACCGCCTCCGCCCGCTGGCCCCGAATCCGCCGAGCGGTTGGCGCGCAAGGCTCGCGCGTGGGAGGTGCTCTCCGGGCTGACCGAGCCTCTCTTCGCGGTGCTGGATGCGGCGCGGGACGAGCGGATCCTCGTCCTGCTCCGCGAGTCAGTGGAGGAGTATCGCTCCCTCTATGAGGGAGCCCAGGGCGAGGCGATGGCGGAGATCGCGCCCTACGTGGTCCATCTGCCCGGGGACTCGCGGCTGTTGCGGTCGCTGGTCCAGGAGGGGTGGGGGAGGAACTGGGGGATCTTCCTGTCCAGCCAACGGCCCTTCAAGGACGTGCGGCGCCACCTCCGCAAGTTCCTCATGGTGAAGGACTCCGCGAACCAGGAACTCTACTTCCGCTTCTACGATCCGCGGGTCCTCCGGGTCTTCCTTCCCACGAGCTGGCCCGAGCAGAACCAGGCGCTCTTCGAGGGAGTCGGGGCCTACTGGGCGGAGGGGGATGACGGCACGAGCCTGCTCCGCTTCGCCTTGAAGGAGCAGGCGCTCCGCCGGGAACTCGTTCCGCTCGACGAGAGCCCGGCATAG